The proteins below are encoded in one region of Sulfitobacter sp. SK012:
- a CDS encoding type IV secretory system conjugative DNA transfer family protein, which produces MPHQKLRFLHAAEASLARYPSALPHPGLLVGWSMETQHRRQPPGFSFGDPQTTPDQGYIDPILMEDEGHLITIAPTGAGKGVGCIVPALLRHEGPVFVVDPKGENTAITARGRRERGETVAVIDPMGLTSEVPASLNPLDLIDPKSANGVDEALALINALLPDNTADHKNSFWVGRARQLLLAVVLHVVTDLEPQERTLMKVREIVHEMTNNPGPISKRLAKSRHPEVRLIEGTLGINAKETLGGILAFAQEGIDFVRGPQLQQSLGSTSFDLDEIVRGGPVSIYLVLPPHMLGSHGRVLRLWISALFQLIQRRRSRPKKSTLFILDEAAQLGTLSELRTAITLLRGYGLQTWSFWQDVSQLKILYPLDWQTMVNNSRVLQAFGANNMSAARDMSNLMGFVSAEQVLDLRQGEMLLQIAGDEAVAARLPNYRSDPVFEGQFDQNPFFNSSIDPLPEKDLSREYLRSEKVVVTKERHGKLRRKANPVDGDLAKRILDSLESG; this is translated from the coding sequence ATGCCACATCAAAAACTCCGTTTTTTACACGCTGCTGAAGCGTCACTGGCGCGGTATCCCAGCGCCTTGCCCCATCCGGGCCTGTTGGTCGGGTGGTCTATGGAGACCCAGCATCGTCGCCAACCTCCGGGATTCAGCTTTGGAGACCCCCAAACCACGCCCGATCAAGGCTATATCGATCCAATTTTGATGGAGGATGAAGGCCATTTGATCACAATCGCGCCGACAGGTGCAGGCAAAGGCGTAGGCTGCATCGTCCCTGCCCTTTTGCGCCATGAGGGACCAGTGTTTGTGGTCGATCCAAAAGGCGAAAACACCGCCATCACCGCGCGCGGCCGCCGCGAGCGAGGCGAAACGGTCGCTGTAATTGACCCAATGGGGCTGACCTCGGAAGTGCCCGCCTCTCTCAATCCACTTGACTTGATTGATCCCAAATCGGCCAATGGTGTGGACGAGGCATTGGCGCTGATCAACGCCCTGCTTCCCGACAACACCGCCGATCATAAGAACAGCTTTTGGGTTGGCCGGGCACGTCAGCTTTTGCTGGCAGTGGTCTTGCATGTTGTGACCGATCTGGAGCCTCAGGAGCGTACGCTTATGAAGGTTCGTGAGATTGTCCATGAGATGACCAACAATCCCGGTCCGATTTCAAAGCGGCTTGCCAAATCGCGCCATCCAGAGGTCCGCCTGATTGAAGGCACACTTGGCATCAACGCCAAGGAAACACTGGGCGGTATTTTGGCCTTTGCGCAGGAAGGCATCGATTTTGTCCGGGGGCCCCAGTTGCAACAAAGCCTTGGCAGCACATCGTTTGATTTGGATGAAATCGTGCGCGGGGGCCCTGTGTCGATCTATCTGGTTTTGCCGCCGCATATGCTGGGCAGTCATGGCCGCGTTCTGCGACTTTGGATCAGCGCATTGTTTCAGCTGATCCAGCGGCGTCGCAGCCGCCCCAAGAAATCCACGTTGTTTATCTTGGATGAAGCCGCACAATTGGGCACGTTAAGTGAACTGCGCACCGCCATCACGCTGCTGCGCGGCTACGGGCTGCAAACCTGGAGTTTTTGGCAGGACGTGAGCCAACTCAAGATCCTATATCCGCTCGATTGGCAGACCATGGTCAACAACAGCCGGGTGCTGCAGGCGTTTGGGGCCAACAACATGTCTGCCGCTCGCGATATGTCAAACCTCATGGGGTTCGTGTCCGCCGAGCAGGTGCTAGATTTGCGTCAGGGCGAGATGCTCTTGCAAATAGCCGGCGATGAAGCGGTGGCCGCGCGGTTGCCAAACTACCGCAGTGACCCGGTTTTTGAGGGGCAATTCGATCAAAACCCCTTCTTTAATAGCTCGATTGACCCGTTGCCGGAAAAAGATCTGAGCCGCGAATACCTGCGGTCTGAGAAAGTGGTCGTGACCAAGGAACGGCACGGCAAATTGCGGCGCAAAGCCAATCCGGTGGACGGCGATCTGGCGAAACGAATTCTAGATTCATTGGAAAGCGGCTAG
- a CDS encoding patatin-like phospholipase family protein → MNSLPDKKRILALSGGGVRGIVEVAFLEAVEAAYRRRHGPDTQLSDVFHLIGGSSTGALIATALSLGKPMSDIRDFYLTRAAGFFSNRRWWRVGRAPMFDCDALEAEVRRDVGDMTLGDPALRTYLAIILKRFDTGTPWIVNNLPDAPYFKDLGDGRFRGNEHYQLARLLRGTTAAPFFFSQELIELAPGAPPGVFVDGGLSPYNDPSLALLKLARMQAFGLKWPLGAEQMFILSVGSGRLRPKIKPNRAATMGPLQVALASLRGVLTDNEQMTLTMMEWMGQSSAPSHINSEVGHLGEDSLTDAPLFEFLRLDLPLEKGGAMGLSASDAHRFSRMDDPSIIAPLYDLAQEYCAQTWDLDALLG, encoded by the coding sequence ATGAACAGCTTACCAGACAAAAAACGTATCCTTGCCCTTTCTGGTGGCGGGGTACGCGGCATTGTCGAAGTTGCGTTCCTCGAAGCGGTTGAGGCGGCTTACCGGCGCCGGCATGGCCCTGACACTCAACTGAGCGATGTGTTCCACCTCATCGGCGGCAGCTCGACCGGAGCTTTAATCGCAACGGCGCTGTCGTTGGGCAAGCCGATGTCTGATATTCGGGATTTTTACCTAACCCGCGCAGCCGGATTTTTCAGCAATCGGCGGTGGTGGCGCGTAGGGCGTGCACCGATGTTTGACTGTGATGCGCTTGAGGCCGAGGTCCGCCGCGATGTCGGCGACATGACATTGGGCGATCCTGCGCTGCGCACATATCTTGCGATCATCCTCAAACGTTTTGATACCGGCACGCCCTGGATCGTGAACAACCTGCCAGACGCCCCCTATTTTAAGGACCTTGGTGATGGCAGATTTCGTGGGAACGAGCATTATCAGTTGGCACGCTTGCTGCGCGGCACAACGGCGGCCCCGTTCTTTTTCTCTCAGGAGTTGATTGAGCTGGCACCCGGAGCACCGCCGGGCGTTTTTGTGGACGGCGGGTTGAGCCCCTATAACGACCCTTCGTTGGCGCTGCTTAAGCTGGCGCGGATGCAGGCGTTTGGTCTGAAATGGCCGTTAGGTGCCGAACAGATGTTCATTCTTTCGGTGGGTTCAGGACGCCTACGCCCCAAAATAAAACCCAACCGGGCTGCCACGATGGGGCCACTGCAGGTGGCTTTGGCGTCCCTGCGCGGGGTGCTGACGGATAACGAACAGATGACGTTGACGATGATGGAATGGATGGGGCAGTCCTCCGCCCCAAGTCACATCAATTCAGAAGTGGGCCATCTGGGCGAAGACAGCCTGACGGACGCGCCGTTGTTTGAGTTTCTACGGCTCGACCTGCCCTTGGAAAAAGGGGGAGCAATGGGATTGAGTGCCTCAGACGCTCACCGTTTTTCGCGCATGGATGATCCCAGCATCATCGCGCCGCTGTATGATCTGGCGCAGGAGTATTGCGCCCAAACGTGGGATCTGGACGCGCTCTTGGGCTAG
- a CDS encoding TRAP transporter large permease produces MEPIEIGLWVSGGMLLMVILGMRVAFAAALAGLIGLIWIFWAKKGMQFSELDWALTVAIKTAGQVPHSKVSAQALSLIPTFILIGYLAYYAGLTKALFTAAKRWIAWVPGGLAVATVFATAGFAAVSGASVATSAVFARIAIPEMLENGYNKQFAAGVVAAAGTLASLIPPSAILVIYAIIVEQDVGKLLLAGFIPGAFSALVYTGLIIGIAMIWKNVGPPIGGFTWRERFESLPPALPIVAVVVIIIFFVYNPFGDAWGTPTEGGAIGAFIVFLMAMARGMKWTQFKDALLETAKLTVMIFTIIWGVLIYVRFLGFADLPGAFADWISSLTMSPMIILICILLAYAILGMFMDAIGMLLLTLPVVYPAVMALNGGEEVAAADSAFGMSGEMCAIWFGILVVKMAEFCLITPPIGLNCFVVAGVRDDLTVQDVFRGVTPFFIADGITIALLVAFPSIVLWLPSLAS; encoded by the coding sequence ATGGAACCCATCGAAATCGGCCTATGGGTCTCGGGCGGTATGTTGCTGATGGTGATCTTGGGCATGCGCGTGGCTTTTGCCGCAGCACTTGCCGGATTGATCGGCCTGATCTGGATTTTCTGGGCCAAAAAAGGCATGCAGTTCTCTGAACTCGACTGGGCACTGACCGTCGCGATCAAAACAGCGGGGCAGGTGCCACATTCCAAAGTTTCGGCGCAGGCCCTGAGCCTTATTCCGACCTTCATCCTGATCGGCTATCTGGCCTATTACGCGGGCCTGACAAAGGCGCTCTTTACCGCGGCCAAGCGCTGGATCGCGTGGGTACCGGGTGGCCTGGCCGTGGCGACAGTGTTTGCAACCGCGGGATTTGCTGCAGTTTCAGGGGCCTCCGTCGCGACCTCGGCTGTATTTGCGCGTATTGCCATCCCGGAGATGCTTGAGAACGGCTATAACAAACAATTCGCCGCTGGCGTTGTTGCGGCGGCGGGCACACTAGCGTCGTTGATCCCACCGTCAGCGATCCTCGTGATCTATGCGATTATCGTTGAGCAGGACGTGGGTAAACTGCTGCTCGCAGGATTCATTCCCGGCGCTTTTTCCGCGTTGGTCTACACCGGTCTGATCATTGGTATCGCGATGATCTGGAAAAACGTCGGCCCGCCCATCGGTGGCTTTACGTGGCGCGAACGTTTTGAATCGTTGCCGCCTGCGTTGCCGATTGTAGCAGTGGTCGTGATCATCATCTTCTTTGTTTATAACCCCTTTGGGGACGCGTGGGGCACCCCAACAGAGGGCGGTGCCATTGGTGCTTTCATCGTCTTTCTGATGGCCATGGCGCGCGGCATGAAATGGACGCAGTTCAAAGACGCACTGCTGGAAACAGCCAAGCTGACGGTGATGATTTTCACCATTATCTGGGGCGTGTTGATCTATGTACGGTTCTTGGGTTTTGCTGATCTGCCGGGTGCCTTTGCTGATTGGATTTCATCACTGACGATGTCGCCAATGATAATTTTGATATGTATTCTGCTTGCTTATGCGATCTTGGGAATGTTCATGGACGCGATTGGCATGTTGCTGTTGACGTTGCCTGTTGTGTACCCCGCCGTAATGGCGCTCAACGGCGGTGAAGAGGTCGCAGCGGCCGACAGCGCCTTTGGCATGTCGGGTGAAATGTGTGCGATCTGGTTTGGGATTTTGGTGGTGAAGATGGCGGAGTTTTGTCTGATCACCCCGCCCATTGGCCTCAATTGTTTTGTGGTTGCTGGCGTGCGTGATGACCTAACCGTGCAGGATGTATTCCGCGGAGTGACACCGTTTTTCATTGCGGATGGCATCACGATTGCGCTGCTGGTTGCCTTCCCATCCATCGTGCTTTGGTTGCCGTCGCTGGCGAGTTAA
- a CDS encoding TRAP transporter small permease subunit, with the protein MAGSSAVLEDGSLLSRLDRHLLKLETFFAFISGFAAFMLMVLAVRSVGGRKFFESPLAGYVDWIEAAMPFIAIMGVSYTQRNGGHVRMDLLIGRLKGRALWAAETFSVLLILILMLALTWGSWAHFQRSFDFSSPLWSRDSSIDIGLPIWPAKLLVPVAFGVICVRLCLQVWGYGRAMVLGLATPVAVPLVQSAAEQALAEAELLAGKS; encoded by the coding sequence ATGGCCGGATCATCCGCCGTGCTAGAAGATGGCAGCCTGCTTAGCCGTCTCGACAGGCACCTTCTCAAGCTCGAGACATTCTTTGCGTTCATTTCGGGCTTTGCTGCGTTTATGTTGATGGTGTTGGCGGTCCGCTCCGTTGGTGGGCGGAAATTTTTCGAATCCCCATTGGCGGGCTATGTGGATTGGATCGAAGCGGCGATGCCCTTTATTGCGATCATGGGCGTGTCCTACACCCAGCGGAACGGCGGCCATGTGCGCATGGATCTGCTGATTGGCCGATTGAAAGGCCGCGCACTTTGGGCAGCGGAAACCTTCTCGGTCTTGCTTATCCTCATTCTGATGCTGGCGCTGACGTGGGGCTCTTGGGCGCATTTTCAGCGCAGCTTTGATTTTTCATCCCCTCTTTGGAGCCGCGACAGCTCGATTGATATCGGCTTGCCCATCTGGCCTGCGAAACTGTTGGTCCCAGTGGCATTTGGGGTCATTTGCGTGCGCTTATGTCTGCAAGTTTGGGGCTACGGGCGCGCGATGGTCCTTGGCCTTGCAACCCCTGTCGCCGTTCCGCTGGTTCAATCTGCCGCAGAACAGGCCTTGGCTGAGGCCGAACTTTTGGCAGGAAAAAGCTGA
- a CDS encoding C4-dicarboxylate TRAP transporter substrate-binding protein — MNKFTAGAVVTTMSFAFAAEAMATEWNVSVWGKRRAFTEHIEKIAELVSEKTGGSFTMNVSYGGLSKNRENLDGISIGAFEMAQFCAGYHADKNRSITVLELPFLGVSNLAEEVAVSRAVYAHPAVAKEMAQWNAQMLMTSPMPQYNLVGTGEPRDTLAKMAGMRVRATGGLGRAFEAVGAVPTSVTSSEAYNAMESGVVDTVAFAQHAHLSFGTINQADWWTENLNPGTVNCPVVVNIDAYNALSDDERAALDGSVDEALEHYVTNYGELLEKWDSILVEKNVTKVSLTPETIAEFKAKAADPAREAWIADMEAQGIPGQELYDLVISTLEKERAGN, encoded by the coding sequence ATGAATAAATTTACAGCTGGTGCTGTTGTCACCACGATGTCTTTTGCATTTGCTGCCGAAGCAATGGCAACCGAATGGAATGTATCTGTTTGGGGCAAGCGTCGCGCGTTCACGGAGCACATCGAAAAAATTGCTGAGCTGGTATCCGAGAAAACGGGCGGCTCTTTCACAATGAACGTCAGCTATGGCGGCCTAAGCAAGAACCGTGAAAACCTTGATGGCATTTCCATCGGGGCGTTCGAAATGGCGCAGTTCTGTGCCGGGTATCACGCAGATAAAAACCGCTCGATCACCGTGCTGGAACTGCCGTTCCTTGGTGTCAGCAATCTGGCCGAAGAAGTCGCCGTTTCACGTGCCGTCTATGCCCACCCCGCTGTTGCCAAAGAGATGGCTCAGTGGAATGCGCAGATGCTGATGACGTCGCCGATGCCACAGTACAATCTGGTTGGCACCGGTGAGCCACGCGATACGCTGGCAAAAATGGCAGGCATGCGTGTACGTGCCACAGGCGGCCTAGGCAGAGCCTTTGAGGCAGTCGGTGCCGTTCCAACGTCCGTGACCTCGTCCGAGGCGTATAACGCAATGGAATCGGGCGTTGTTGATACGGTCGCCTTTGCTCAGCACGCCCACCTCAGCTTTGGCACGATCAATCAGGCCGATTGGTGGACTGAGAACCTTAACCCAGGCACGGTAAACTGCCCTGTTGTGGTTAACATCGACGCCTATAATGCGCTGAGCGATGACGAGCGCGCAGCCCTTGATGGCTCCGTGGACGAAGCACTGGAACACTATGTCACCAACTACGGTGAGCTCCTTGAAAAATGGGACAGCATCTTGGTCGAGAAAAACGTGACCAAGGTGTCTTTGACGCCTGAAACCATTGCTGAGTTCAAAGCCAAGGCAGCTGATCCCGCGCGCGAAGCATGGATTGCTGACATGGAAGCCCAAGGCATTCCAGGTCAAGAGCTCTATGATCTGGTAATCTCGACGTTGGAAAAAGAACGCGCCGGCAACTAG
- the acs gene encoding acetate--CoA ligase, with protein MSKTFSPPSEMAANAHVDAARYDTMYAASLADPDAFWREQAARVDWIKPFTTVSDVDFTLGNVKINWFADGTLNVSENCIDRHLATRGDQTAIIWEPDSPEDGAKHITYKELHANTCRMANILKGLGVAKGDRVIIYMPMIPEAAFAMLACARIGAIHSIVFAGFSADALASRVKGSDAKVVITADFAPRGGKATPLKANADTALSTCDASVQCLVVRRTGGDVAWNDARDHDYNALSVDASDTCAVEEMAAEDPLFILYTSGSTGQPKGVVHSTGGYLVYAALTHEVTFDYHDGDIFWCTADVGWVTGHSYIVYGPLANGATTVMFEGVPTYPDASRFWQVCEKHKVNQFYTAPTAIRALMGKGNSFVEGADLSSLKLLGTVGEPINPEAWNWYNEVVGGGRCPIVDTWWQTETGGHLMTPLPGAHATKPGSAMKPYFGIKPVVLEPTTAEELHGNPVEGVLCIANSWPGQMRTVWGDHERFEKTYFADYPGYYFTGDGCKRDEDGDYWITGRVDDVINVSGHRMGTAEVESALVAHPKVAESAVVGYPHDIKGQGIYCYVTLMGGEEPSEVLRKELRNWVRTEIGPIASPDVIQWAPGLPKTRSGKIMRRILRKIAENDYGALGDISTLADPSVVEDLITNRAKS; from the coding sequence ATGTCCAAGACATTCAGCCCACCGTCCGAGATGGCGGCAAACGCCCATGTGGACGCCGCGCGCTACGACACGATGTATGCAGCTTCGCTGGCCGATCCGGATGCGTTCTGGCGCGAGCAGGCCGCGCGGGTGGATTGGATCAAACCTTTCACGACAGTCTCGGACGTGGATTTCACCCTTGGCAACGTCAAGATCAACTGGTTTGCGGACGGTACGCTGAACGTATCTGAAAATTGTATCGACCGGCATTTGGCCACGCGCGGCGATCAAACTGCGATCATCTGGGAGCCAGACAGCCCCGAAGATGGTGCCAAGCACATCACCTACAAAGAACTGCACGCCAACACTTGCCGCATGGCCAATATCCTCAAGGGGCTTGGCGTGGCAAAGGGCGACCGCGTCATCATCTATATGCCCATGATCCCTGAGGCCGCTTTTGCCATGCTGGCCTGTGCACGCATTGGCGCGATCCATTCGATTGTGTTCGCCGGCTTTTCCGCGGACGCGCTTGCCTCGCGGGTCAAAGGGTCTGACGCCAAGGTCGTTATCACCGCTGATTTTGCACCGCGCGGTGGCAAAGCAACACCATTGAAGGCAAATGCAGATACAGCCCTCAGCACCTGTGATGCATCGGTGCAATGCCTTGTTGTGCGGCGTACGGGCGGCGATGTTGCGTGGAACGACGCGCGTGATCACGACTATAATGCGCTGAGCGTTGATGCCTCAGACACCTGTGCCGTTGAAGAGATGGCGGCAGAAGATCCGCTGTTCATCCTCTACACTTCAGGCTCGACCGGGCAACCCAAAGGCGTTGTGCATTCGACTGGCGGTTATCTCGTTTATGCCGCACTCACCCATGAGGTCACGTTTGATTACCATGACGGTGATATCTTCTGGTGCACGGCAGATGTCGGCTGGGTCACCGGTCACAGCTATATCGTTTACGGTCCCCTCGCCAATGGCGCGACCACAGTGATGTTTGAAGGGGTGCCGACTTACCCCGACGCCAGCCGCTTTTGGCAGGTGTGCGAAAAGCACAAGGTTAACCAGTTCTACACCGCTCCCACCGCCATTCGCGCCCTGATGGGTAAGGGTAATTCCTTTGTTGAAGGGGCCGATCTGTCGTCGCTCAAACTGCTGGGCACCGTGGGGGAACCAATCAACCCAGAAGCGTGGAACTGGTACAATGAGGTCGTCGGAGGCGGGCGTTGCCCAATCGTGGACACGTGGTGGCAAACCGAAACCGGTGGCCATTTGATGACCCCCCTGCCCGGCGCGCATGCAACAAAACCGGGCTCCGCGATGAAACCCTATTTCGGCATTAAGCCGGTTGTGCTTGAACCGACGACTGCCGAAGAACTGCACGGCAATCCGGTTGAGGGTGTGCTGTGCATTGCCAACAGCTGGCCCGGTCAGATGCGTACGGTTTGGGGCGATCATGAGCGGTTTGAAAAGACTTACTTCGCAGATTACCCCGGCTATTATTTCACCGGTGATGGCTGCAAGCGCGATGAGGATGGCGATTATTGGATCACAGGTCGTGTGGACGACGTGATAAACGTGTCAGGCCACCGTATGGGCACGGCCGAAGTTGAGAGCGCATTGGTCGCCCATCCCAAAGTCGCGGAAAGTGCGGTTGTCGGCTACCCCCACGACATCAAAGGACAGGGCATTTATTGCTATGTGACGTTGATGGGAGGCGAGGAGCCATCCGAAGTGCTGCGCAAAGAACTGCGGAACTGGGTGCGCACGGAAATCGGCCCGATTGCGTCTCCGGATGTGATTCAGTGGGCACCGGGCTTGCCCAAGACGCGGTCAGGCAAGATCATGCGTCGTATTCTGCGCAAGATCGCAGAGAATGACTATGGCGCGCTGGGGGATATCTCCACGCTGGCCGATCCATCGGTGGTCGAAGATCTTATTACCAACCGCGCAAAAAGTTAA